Below is a window of Bos indicus isolate NIAB-ARS_2022 breed Sahiwal x Tharparkar chromosome 19, NIAB-ARS_B.indTharparkar_mat_pri_1.0, whole genome shotgun sequence DNA.
ccatttccttctccaggggatcttcccaacccaaggcttgaacccgggtctcccgcattgtagacagacgctttaccatctgagccaccagggaattcctagctGCTGTTAATATGGTTTTGAGGATatgggatttatttatttatgtttgaatAAATAATACCTCCAAAGGCAAAATTCACAAGTTCTGTAAAGGATGCTCCATAaatgtctccctccctccctccctcctgcattTCCCTAACAGCTCAGTTCCCCTTCTTGGAGGGGCTCGTGTTCTGGGTTGGATCTTATGGATCTTCTCCTTGAGCTACACTCTCTTCTTGAAGCTGTGGCGTTGGGCCAAAGCATTCCTTCAGTAACTCCAGACCCTCGTTCTGCTTTTTCACAGGATTCTCTTTGGACAGCGCCCATACTGGTGGGTTTTGGATACCGACTACTACAGCAACACCTCGGCACCGCTGATAAAGCAGTTCCCGGTCACCTGTGAGACCGGCCCAGGTGAGAGGTCCAGCCCTCATCCAGACAGAAGCTGGGTGGGCCGTGCCCATTGTGAACACCTGGTAACATTCGTGCTGGATGAAGCTGTCTTTGAAGGGGACGTGCAGAGAGCCACTCCTTCAAGCTCTGGTCATGGTCTTGGATTTGGTACAACTCCATCTGAATTCACTTGTAGCCAGGCCTTCCAGAATAGCCTGTGACTGCCAGTTTGGAATCTGCCTAATGTTTTCAGAACAGAAATTGCTAGTTCAGAGAGGCAAGGGCTCCCTCACAGACAAAGGGCTCATGAGAGTAACTGTGCTGTGGCCCTTTGTCCAGGAAGGGAACATGGTAGAGGCCTGAGCCCCTGGTCATCCTTTCCAGAAGCCTGGCCAGGGAGATGTGTCTTCCCCAGCTGACCGTTCAGTCCCATACCCTATCTGTACTTTACTAGTTACACCCAGACAGGCATTGTTCAGCCAAATGATAGATTTcatttttcagtaaaaaaaaaaaggaatattcaaCCCCTCCGCTCCCCTACAGGTCTCAGTGTTAGTGTCCTAAACTCAGGGGCCCTATCCCTGATTCCCAGACTAGGGCATTGCCCTTGGTTATTTGTTTACACGAAACCTCGATTCACTTTAGAGTATATTCACTCAttcaaatgttatttatttagtatCTGTACCAAACATTGTTCTAGGCACTTGAAATGCctcaatgaataaaacaaagatcCCTacccttgggaattccctggtggttcaatggttcaGCACTTCACTCGGCGCTTTCACTGTGggtgggtgctcagttgctcagtcatgttcagctctttgtgaccagctctttggactgtagcccgccaggctcctctgtccatgaaattttccaggcaggaatactggaatgagttgccatttcctcctccaggggatcttcccaacccaggaatcaaacccgagtctccttaggctcctgcattggcagccagattctttaccactgagccatctgggaagccctccctgtggtggctcaggttcagtctctggaactaagatcccacaagctgtgtggtgcagcttaaaaaaaaaaggctcctaCTCTTGTGGAGCTTATATTTgaatgagatgtgtgtgtgtgtgtgtgtgtgtgtgtgtgcgcacgagagagagagagagagagagagagagagagagagagagagagagagagagagataaaaaatcaTAATACACAAGTAAATATTTAGGATAttagaagaaggaggaggatgaggaagaaAGGCAAGGGTTTATGTGGGGTTCCCTGGAAAGCAGACTCAGATGGAGATCAGCACACAGGAGGTGCTACACTCGAGAGCAGTACTTGTGGAAGGAAGGGATGGAAGCCACCTGGGCAGAAGTCTAATTGCCATTCAGTCTCAGCTAACCCCATAGGAGCTCTGAATTGATTCAAGGGGACCAGGTCTTATACCCCAATAGAGATGAGTGATTGGGTGCAGGATCCCCCCCAGGAAAGGGTAGTAATAGAGATGAGTGATTGGGTGCAGGGTCCCCCCAGGGAAAGGGTAGTTTTGATCAAGATGGCTCTCATCAGCCCAGGGCAATGTCCAGTGAAGTCTGAGCACTGAGAGCCACCTGCAACCACACTCTcaacaacagaaaggaaaaataaattctttagtcCAGAAAAGGATCCTGTGGCACAGGGCCCTCCACCTTTCAGGAAAAGGAGACCAGGAATAGCAATTGGATGCAGTGTTAAATAGAGTGGTCAGGGAAGGACTCACTGAGAAGGAGAAATCTGTGCAAAAACTTGAAGGAGGCGAGAGAATTAGCCAATAAATCCTGGAGGAAGAGGTGTCTGGATAGAAAGACCAATGTCACAGACACTGAGGAGAAAGTGTGTTTCAAGGAGAGCAATGAGGCCAGCACAGCCAGAGCTGAGTGAGCAAAGAGAGTAGAAGAGAGGTAATGGAGGGCAGATCGATTTGCAATTATATACCCAGCAGGCTGGTTCTGTGTGTAATCTCTAGACTGTATATAGACTGTATAATCTCAAGAGCTGAGGCTTTCTCTGACTGTGCCACGCACTGTTCTCCCAGAGCCTAGCACATTGCTGGTCATGTAGTAGGAGCTTAATAGATATGTGGTACATAGATAACTAAATAGGTAAATGAATGGATGGCAGGATGGGTAGATGGGtggaaggatggatgggtggatggataattGAATCAATGGATGAAAAGATagatggctggctggatggaTGTAAAGATGGATAGATGTCTGGctggatagatggatgaaaagACGGAAggaaggatgaatggatggatggatggatagatgatgcCCCCTAGCAATCTCCCAGATGAAGATTTTTCAgctttggttcattcattcatctctttCCTATTCTTTAGGGAGTCCCTCTGGCCACGCCATGGGTACAGCAGGTGTATACTATGTGATGGTCACATCCACCCTCTCTATCTTTCGTGGAAAGAAAAAGTCAACCTACAGATTTCGGTAAGAACTCAGCTCTGGGTTATGGGTGGTGGATGGCAGGAGGTGTCTCTGTAGCGGACATACCGCTTGCTCTTCCTCCATGCCCTCTGCCCACCTCATGCCTTGGGGTGGTACTAAAAAGAGTTGTGGCATTTCTGCCAGGAGTAAACATTAGAGTCACAGAATGTTAGGGGTAGAAGGGACCCATATGGGCAACATCTAATTTtagagatcaggaacaaggcctAACAGAAGAGGGCTTTCTCAAGATCAGCTAGTGAGGAAGAAGCAGGCGGTAAATAAAAGCCCATTTCCGTACCAAACATTGCGATGCCCCATCCAAGTtgaaataaacaaagaagcaGAAGACACTATTTTTATGGGGAATTCTGAGTATGCAGCCACTGAGCAAATTCTTCATTATGAAACATAAAATAGAGAGGTTGAAATTCACATACACAGGGGTTCACCACTTGCCACGGCTATCTTTGAAATTTTGAGTACAGTCTTCAACTTACAAAAAATTCCGCTAATACAACCTGAGTTTGCCAGGCTCCAGTGTTGCTGCTGAGGCTATTCTTTTTGGTGAAGGATCTATATCTGGATTTTCTTATGACTGCCTTTTCTGTCGCAGGTGCTTGAATGTCATGTTGTGGTTGGGATTCTGGGTCGTGCAACTGAATGTCTGCCTGTCACGAATCTACCTTGCTGCTCATTTTCCCCATCAAGTTGTTGCTGGAGTCTTGTCAGGTACCAACTGCTCTGGTtccctccctccaacccccaccTATACCATTCCTTCCTAATCAGGACAAAATGCCAGTATTCTAGCCATGTTGTGTGTATAATCAATACCGTTAGTATTTTAGTGGGTTGGAAGTCAAGGGTGGGCAATTTAAGTGACTTATTTCTATGGGAGTGCCCAGATATTAACACAATTAAGTGTGCTTCAGAAAAATGACAAGACAGCAAATTAACTCACCCAGTTGACTTTGCCTAAAATCGCTGagatatttttacattctttattTCTTACAGCTCTTCAATTGGAAGTGGGCCCTAGGTTAGGGTTAAGAAAACCTATCAAATTTaacaaattaacacaatgttCTTGGAAAgctctttatttaaataaactcaTTTGCAAACCTAATAGATACCCACAGCTGGACTTTATTATAGGGTCTGTGTTTCAAATATGTTGTTTTCTTAGATCCAGCTAATAAGGGGCAGAAAAGACTTAGGTAAGCTAAGTGTAAGAAAGAATTTCTTGACTTTGTGGGGAACACTGGAATACAAGACCTTAGGGGAAATGTGGAATTTTTCCCCTGGAGACCTGAAAAAGCAGAGGAGAGCAGCATTCACATAGCATGTTGAGAACAAGAAAAATGACGACTTCCTGGCAACtatgaaattaacacagcattatagCACTGGGTTCCATGTTTGAGGAAGAGCCTGGACGTTCATGTTACATGAAAGATCTGAGAAAgtttaagtcagaaagaagaatAACTATCTTTATTCTTTGAGTTCCCAATCTGTTTTGTCTAGTCTTTTCcaccagtttattatttttaaattgaagtatagttgatgtacaatatcatgttagtttcaggtgtacagcagagtgattcagtatatatatatatttcttttcagattcttttcccttataggttattataaagtactgagtagagttccctgtactgtatcagttcagttcagttcagtcgctcagtcgtgtccgactctttgccaccccatgaatcgcagcacaccaggcctccctgtccattaccaactcccagagtttacccaaactcatgtccgtcgagtcggtgatgacatccagccatctcatcctctgtcgtccccttctcctcctgcccccagtcccttccagcatcagggtcttttccaatgagtcaactctttgcatgagatggccaaagtattggagtttcagcttcagcatcagtccttccaatgaacacccaggactggtctcctttaggatggactggttggatctccttgcaatccaagggactctcaagagtcttctccaacaccacagatcaaaagcatcaattcttcagcactcagctttcttcacagtccaactctcacatccatacatgaccactggaaaaaccatagccttgattagacagacctttgttggcaaagtaatgtttctgcttttgaatatgctgtctaggttggttataactttccttccaaggagtaagagtcttttaatttcatggctgcaatcaccatctgcagtgattttggagccccccaaaataaagtctgacactgtttccactgtttccccatctatttcccatgaagtgatgggatcagatgccatgatcttagtttctgtgctatatagtaggtcctatatctgttttatatatagcagtatgtatatgttaatcccaacctcctaatttatccctcacccctaagaatgaaaaaaaaatagtgaaagtgatagtcactcagctgtgtcgactcgttgcaaccctgtggactgtagcccaccaggctcttctgtccatggaattctccagacaagaatactggagtgggtagacattctcttctccaggggatcttcaaatgTGTTTAAATGTGTTAACAGAGGCTCTAGAGTTACTTACAAACTCCTGCAAAAAGAATTGagatctatcagttcagttcagtccagttgctcagtcgtgagaGAGGTTTTAGCACAGCACAAATGATCAAATTCACGCGAAGATGAAATGAGCTGTCGAGTGGGAGTGAGCTCTCCATCCTTGAGGGTATTCAAACAGAGACAGGAGGACCACCCCTGACCCACCTCTCAACACAGGAAGTTTGCATGTGGTGGGAGGAAGTAAGTGGCATATCTCTTCCATCTCAAAGAATCTATGGCCGAGAACAGGCTGGAATCAcacatgggaaaaaaacaaaagaccctcTGATCTGGCTTCTGGGATTTAACTCCACAATGGTGGGACAGATGGCAGGTCACCCACTGCTCCAAACTCACCTCTAGCTGACGGGCCAGCATCTTCCCCAGTTCTCACGGTCATTCCTTCTTCCACTCAGGCATTGCGGTTGCTGAGACTTTCCGCCACATCCAGAGCATCTACAATGCCAGTCTCAAGAAGTACTTTCTCATCACCTGCTTCCTGTTCAGTTTCGCCATTGGATTTTACCTGCTGTTAAAGTGGCTGGGGGTCGACCTGCTGTGGACTCTAGAGAAAGCCAAGCGAAGGTGTGAGCGGCCGGAGTGGGTCCACATTGATACAACGCCCTTTGCCAGCCTCCTCAAGAATCTGGGGACCCTCTTTGGCTTGGGTCTGGCTCTCAACTCTAGCATGTACCGGGAGAGCTGCAAGGGCAAGCTCAGCAAGTGGTTCCCGTTTCGCCTCAGCTGCATCGTGGCCTCCCTCGTCCTCCTGCACCTctttgactctttgaaaccccccTCCCAAATCGAGCTGATCTTCTATGTCCTGTCCTTCTGCAAGAGTGCAGCGGTGCCCCTGGCATCTGTCAGCCTCATCCCCTACTGCCTCGCCCGGGTGCTGGGCCAGCCCAACAAGAAGACTTTGTAAAGGGATGTGGAGCCTTCAGAATTAAAAGCCAATGACTCTGCCAAGGATTGAGGATGGTTAGGGCCTTCTGCCGGCCCATCATGGGGCCAGAGGTACTAGAGTCACCTCAGGTGGCCCCCTTTCCCCCTTTGCAATTCTAATTGTTTTGGGTGATGTTTTATtgaaaaactagagaaagctttTATTTGAGAAAGCCTTATTGGAAGGTGGATCATTCTGGATTGTTCCTGCAAAGGTCTGCTTTTTTTTCTGTCCAGTACAAAGGCAAGACTTCttggtagtagtagtagtttagtctctaagtcatgtccagctcttgcagCCTcatagactgtatcccaccaggctcctctgtccatgggattctccaggcaagaatactggagtgggttgccatttccttctccaggggatcttctccacccaggaatcgaaccctggtctccggccttgcaggcagattcttgaccaactgaactatgagagTAGGATCAGCTAGCTCATAATGCTAGGCTGGGAATCACAAGtgaatttccctttttttttttttaaatgacaacatgtttaatttataaaagttaCCTTGCAGATATGGAATATGTTTATGCTAAGAGTAAGACACCACTAAAAAGTCAGTTCTTTCTTAAATCTTCTAGCTAACAACTGCATTTTCTACTCATGCTCATCATTAcccagaaaaggagaaaggagctgTGGATTTGGTAGGGAAAGGATTGATTAAGGAGGATTTTTTAATATCTTGCATACCCTGAAAATTGTATGTCAAACAATATCTTAATGACTTTGATTATATTTGAATCTTTAGGTAAAGGACTCTCAACAATGGGGGACAACTTCAAGTATAATTAATCAGTGGTTAGTGGAGTAATTCTGcttgtatttttctattatatatcCATGGTCATTGTATTTACTGAGATTTCTGGATGGCTGTGGTGACCTGGATATTGTACTAGGTCAGAAACTTTGTACAAAGTCAGCTTATCCTCCATAACATTTAATCTTTCTCCTTACTAGCCCAGCTCTGCTTTCCCCAGAATTTCCAACTGATTTTACACCCATCCTGCTGAATCCTCAGATGCCTGAAGGCAACTCTGTAGTGGTGCTTTTGTATGTTTCAGTTAAGCTCTTAAATTTTAGGCAAAATGGCAAGGAGAGGGCCAGGATTCCTCTCTCCAGAAGGTCACTCCAATGTTACATTTGATTCCTGGAGGATAAATATGACTCCTTTCCATATCCGAAACCAATCAAGAGCACATTCTTGGAGGAAAAGCCAACTCCTCCTCCTTGCCTGTTCTCTAGTCTCAACTGATTTGCAGactatgttcttttaaaaaaaatgttgaagcCTATTTATTTGAGAGTACTTGTTTTTTCTACTAATTATATAGCTCACCATATATTATCATTCACACCAACCATCCTGGTCATAACAtctttgcaaagaaaaatatatacatgcagtattttattaaaacaacATTTTACTTAAGAATGAAGTCTTGTTGATTACTATATTTTAGAGGTAATGTGATCTGAAGCTTCTAATTCTGGCTCAGCTAAATTTCTAGCTCTTTCTCTATTTCCCTAAACAAATAATTTGGTTTCTGTgtacttacattttctttttgaaaaaggaaGCTGTTTTGTCTTGGGTTGGGCCAGAAGTCCCAACAGGGCTTCAGAGAGTTGTAAAGTGTCAACAAGGACACAGGCAGAGTTGAGCATATCAACATAGGCACAATATCGTTGGCCAAGATGGAACGTTAGTTACCAGACCACAGCGCAGCACGAGTTGCTTTATGGGGTCAAACTGCAACTTGAGAGCAGACAGGCAGGATCACTACTGAACTAAGCAATCAGGGAATGTAAGTTGTACTAGCAGAATAAGGCTGAGCCAACTTGGGAGTTCTCCGGTTgctcagtggttaggaccctggcacaggttccatccctggtctggaaactgagatcccacaccCTGTGCAGTGTTGcccaaaggattaaaaaaaaaaaaaagtctgaacagACTATGGAATCCAATATCCTGGTGTCAGCAAGGTTTTTGGTTACAGTTAAAGGAAGTCTGAACAGAGCAAGTTATAGCAGCAAAGGATGCTCAGAGATACTGAAAGTGTCGCTCCAGGATTTATTTCATCCTGGGTGCAGGGTCCCAACCTCCAAAAGCCTTGACTCACCAGCATAACTCTGGATCTACTGAGAGTGAGACCTGATCATTCACTTCAGaatgctggggacttccctggtggtccagtggttaagagtttgcccaccaatgcaggggacatgggttcaatccctggtttgggaagatcccacatgccttgagacAACCAAGCTGAtgtaccacaattactgagcccatgctctagagcctgtgagctgcaactgttgagcctgagcactgcaattagagagtagtccccactcacctcaactagagaaagcctgagtacagcagcagaaatttaaaaaaagaaaaagaactttggGATGTGAATCTTTAGGGAAAGTTGAGTCCTACGGAATttgatttctttgggattgttgGGGGGGCTAGCACCAGGCACCTCTGAGATGCTAATGGTCTCATCAGGGGAGAAGAGAAATGGTCTTGTTCAGTTTGAATTGAACCCCACTGCTTGGGCATGGTCCCCATCCTGGGTGGTTTATTTGCCCTCGAGGACCAAAGCCAGATTCTTTGCAATAGAGTTCTGGCAGAAAGTAAACAATGCCCCCGCCCCCAGTAGTTGGTCAGGTTGATAAAGACGCataataaaagatgaaatttgTGCTTAATATACGCCAGGCTCTGTTTTTacttacacattttatttatacgGTAAACTCTCTTAATTCTCCCAATATCTCTGTAAGGTGGGTGTTAGAATTTATCCTCACATTACACATGAAAAGGCACAGAGGCGTTAGGGAGCTGGTCCAGAATGGAGGAGCCAGTTTAAGaaccaggcagtctgactccagagttcaTCCTCTCTCCTCTACTCCACGGATGCCAGTAAGATGAGTGGCTGCACCAAATCATCCTTTGGATACCAGACACAGCTCATAACACAGACCACAGAGATTTTGATTTCTTGTGGCCAAAGGACATTATAAAACTTAGACTGACCCTCCCAGTGGGCTAGTACTGGTTTCTAAGTATGAAGATACCATTTTTCAAAGTTCATTTCATAAACTCACTATTGAAACAGGCATAACAATATTAGTTAACAGCAGTGTCTAAAACAACTTtagctctttcttttctttcttctaagaAAGAGCTTAAGGCaattccctggtaatccagtggttaggactcctccctctcactgctgagggtttgggttcgatccctggtcaggcaactgaAATCCCACAAGTCATGCagcgtggcaaaaaaaaaaaaagcaagggccTAAAAATCATGTTGAGCCTCTGGGTCAGAAACTAACTTACTATCTACAATCAAGATAGCACAAGAAGAGAGAATTACCACAAAGAAGTTTTGGTATAGATCTATATAAAAGGGTAGAACGTAAAGAAATCCTGTGGAAGATTTTTAGATCAGAGATTCCACCAGGGCACTCGCGGCGGCCACAGCGCAGATTCGACTTCACTCGCTCGCAGTTCGCTCCGCGCCCTCTGCAACCATGTCTGACAAACCCGATATGGCTGAGATTGAGAAGTTCGATAAGTCGAAATTGAAGAAAACGGAAACGCAAGAGAAAAATCCACTGCCTTCGAAAGAAACGATTGAACAGGACAAGCAAGCAGGCGAGTCGTAATGAAGCGTGCGCCGCCAGTATGCACTGTACATTCCACAAGCATTGCcttcttattttacttcttttagcTGTTTAACTTTGTAAGATGCAAAGAGGTTGGATCGAGTTTAAATGACTGTGCTACCCCTTTTCACATCAAAGAATGGAGAACTACTGACAACGTAGGCCGCGCCTGCCTCTCCCATCTGCCTGTGTGGCtggcagggaaggaaaagaaCTTGCATGTTGGTGAAGGAGGAAGCTGGGTGGGACGACAGTGAAATCTAGAGTAAAAAGCTGGTC
It encodes the following:
- the G6PC1 gene encoding glucose-6-phosphatase catalytic subunit 1 isoform X2, translated to MTLGSSQHTTSRILFGQRPYWWVLDTDYYSNTSAPLIKQFPVTCETGPGSPSGHAMGTAGVYYVMVTSTLSIFRGKKKSTYRFRCLNVMLWLGFWVVQLNVCLSRIYLAAHFPHQVVAGVLSGIAVAETFRHIQSIYNASLKKYFLITCFLFSFAIGFYLLLKWLGVDLLWTLEKAKRRCERPEWVHIDTTPFASLLKNLGTLFGLGLALNSSMYRESCKGKLSKWFPFRLSCIVASLVLLHLFDSLKPPSQIELIFYVLSFCKSAAVPLASVSLIPYCLARVLGQPNKKTL
- the G6PC1 gene encoding glucose-6-phosphatase catalytic subunit 1 isoform X1, giving the protein MEKGMNVLHDFGIQSTHYLQVNYQNSQDWFILVSVIADLRNAFYVLFPIWFHLREAVGIKLLWVAVIGDWLNLVFKWILFGQRPYWWVLDTDYYSNTSAPLIKQFPVTCETGPGSPSGHAMGTAGVYYVMVTSTLSIFRGKKKSTYRFRCLNVMLWLGFWVVQLNVCLSRIYLAAHFPHQVVAGVLSGIAVAETFRHIQSIYNASLKKYFLITCFLFSFAIGFYLLLKWLGVDLLWTLEKAKRRCERPEWVHIDTTPFASLLKNLGTLFGLGLALNSSMYRESCKGKLSKWFPFRLSCIVASLVLLHLFDSLKPPSQIELIFYVLSFCKSAAVPLASVSLIPYCLARVLGQPNKKTL
- the LOC139177587 gene encoding thymosin beta-4-like, with the protein product MSDKPDMAEIEKFDKSKLKKTETQEKNPLPSKETIEQDKQAGES